From the genome of uncultured Bacteroides sp.:
ACGCTTGATGGTTCCTTATTTCTTTATTTCTGCAGCAATTGCTCTGCTGAATTTTGGTTTGGGACTCTTTATGCCGGTAAAACGGGTGGTAGACTGGCGTTATCTTCTAGAGATTCTTTACACAAATGTTGGTGGATCGGCAGTATTTCTTTGGTTCATGTATACTTTGTTTGTGGTGTTCTTGATTTCGGCTCTCTGCATGAAATTAAAAGGTGGGATAACTATTTTAGGAATCCTTTCTGTAATTCTCTATTTTATTCCACTTCCACAAATATTCTATTTATCATTTGTCCATTCATTCATTATCTATTTCTGGGCAGGAATAATTCTATTTCTACTGACTGACAAGGAAAAGCTCCGCCCTTCATTAGCTCACTCAATTTTTGCAATTATAATATTGACTTTGGCTTATGGAAGAAGAGATTTTGTTGATACTGAGAATCTTAAACAGTTTTTGAATCTTATTTGTGGTTTATCCGGTAGCTATATGGTTATCTGTATTGCTCACGAAATTCAAAAATCAAGTAACAACTGGTTAATGTCTTTAGGCAAATATAGCGCTTATATCTATTTACTTCATATGGCCGGAGTTTATTCAGTAAGAATGGTCTATGAAAAAATGGGTTTATTTACCCCCGTTACATATTCTATAGCTTTGGCTCTGGCAGTAATAGCAGGTCTTGTACTTCCTGTAATTCTAACAAAGTATGTAATTAATAAAAATAAGTCATTAACTTTTTTAATGGGAGGAAACTAAGAAATGAATCTTTCACTTTTTATAGCTCGAAGAATATATTCTGGTAAAGAGGTTCAGAAGCAAGTCTCAAAGCCAGCTGTGCGCATTGCTACGATTGGTATTGCGATTGGACTGGCTGTAATGATTATTTCTGTAGGAGTAGTTATAGGCTTTAAAAATGAAATTAAAAGTAAAGTAGTAGGGTTTGGTTCGCATATTCAGGTTAGCAACTTCGATTCATCTCTTTCTTACGAAACGCGCCCGGTTGTTACGAATGATAGCTTAATAAAAGTCCTCTCTTCCATACCTGGTATAAAACATGTGCAGAGATATTCTACAAAGCCAGGAATGATAAAGACTGATAATGCTTTTCAGGGAATGGTCCTGAAAGGAGTGGGGCAGGAGTTTGATCCTACATTCTTCCGCCATAATCTGGTAGAAGGAGAAGTCCCTGCTTTTTCAGATTCAGCTTCATCAAATGAGGTGCTTATCTCTAAATCTTTGGCAAATAAGCTAAACTTAAAGTTAGGCGACAAGATCTATACTTATTATATTCAAAGCGAGGTTCGCGCTCGCAGATTCACAATTAAGGGGATATATCAAACCAATTTCTCTGAATATGATAACCTGTTTCTGCTGACGGATATCAGAACTGTAAACCATTTAAATCAGTGGGAACCCGAACAAGCTACCGGAATGGAGCTTCAGATTACCGACTATGATCAGCTGGATAAAGTGGCATATAATGTGTATCAGCATGTAGATAAAGAAGTTGATAAATATGGTGGTGTTTATTATACGCAGACTATAGAACAACTTAATCCATCTGTTTTTGCATGGCTTAGTTTGCTTGATATGAATGTATGGGTTATCCTGATTTTAATGGTTGGTGTAGCCGGATTTACAATGATTTCGGGTTTGCTGATTATCATTCTGGAGAGAACAAACATGATTGGGATTCTGAAAGCACTTGGTGCTAAGAACTTCAGTATTCGCGAGATATTCCTTTATTTCTCAGTCTTTTTAATAGGCAAAGGTATGCTTTGGGGAAATATAGTAGGATTACTATTCTGTTTTGTTCAGTCTAAATTCCATCTATTCAGGTTAGAACCCGAAACATATTATATTGACCATGTGCCAGTGGAGTTTAATGTCTGGCTGTTCCTTTTAATAAATGCAGGAACATTTATTGCTTCAGTCTTGATGTTAGTTGGGCCTTCTTATCTCATTTCAAAGATTAATCCGGCAAAATCCATTCAATTTGAATAATAGAGATACTATTATAAATTTATTGGTGAATGGTTGCCCAACCATTCACCAATAAATTAAATCCATTCACCAATAATTTAAGAGGCAAACCCCAATGCTTTTCGTATAGAATAACGGGCTATTTTTTATCTTCTCATATAGTCACCTTTTCCCCGGATTGTTCTGAATAATTTGAACTTTAATACATCAAGAGGTTGAACTATATCAAATATTGGTAACGTAAGATAATATTTTCTTTCTTCTAAATCAGTGGCTGTTTTATTGATAATAACAATCTGCATTATATATCGAAGAATGTACACTAGGATTGCTAAGCCTAGCACAACCCATTGCTTGTCAATAATACCAATTGCAATTGTTCCGACAACAGTAGCGATAAATAGCAGGCGAGAAGTTGTTTCAAAACCTAATAAGTAGCGTTGAGCGCCATGGAAAAAGTGTGAAGTTGCCAGATAACTAACTTTCTCTTCTTTCCAGCTTTTATATCCATATGATGGCTCCATTCTTATAACAGACCCCGGAGAAGTTTCAACTTTTGTGTTATAAGGTGTTGCTACTTCGTTTATAAACAAGTCATCGTCACCCCGTTGTAAGTTTAGGTGTGAAGAGAATCCTTTGTTTTTAAAGAATAACTCTTTTCTGTAAGCCATATTTCGTCCAATACCCATATATGGTTTATCTATAAGTGCGAATCCTAGAAAGCGCATTGACATAAACAGGTTAGTGAATGAAGCCTTTCTATAGAACCATCCATTATTTTGCTCATATCCGCTATATCCTAAAACTATTTCTGTGTGTGGCGTGAAATTTCTGGCCATTAGTCTTAACCACTCCTTGCTAGCCGGACGGCAATCGGCATCTGTAAATACTAGCCAATCATACTTACTAGCCTTAATTCCTACAGTGAGTGCCAGTTTTTTTCTACTGATGTAACGGGCACCATCGGGTGTAAATGTATGATATAAATTGGTGTATTGTTCTTCAAGAATTGTCAGTACATCTTCACTTTCATCTGTTGAGCCATCATTAATAACGATAACTTCAAAATTAGGATAATCTTGTTCCAGAATGGAAGGTAGATATTTCCTGAGATTCTCAGATTCATTACGTGCGCTGATAATTACAGAGATAGGAGGAAGATCTGCTTCGTATATTAAATCTCCTGCATTTACAGCTTTGTTGTGAACATGTAATTGGTTGTATAGACTGAAATAGTAGATTATTTGTATAATTAGTAATATACCTATAGAGGCTAATAATATTATCTCGACTATATTAAAGGTAAATAAGTCCATTGCGTATTTTCTGTTTATTTATTGCTGCAAAATTACATTAAATATTGGAATTAATAGATATAGAATTTTTCTTTTTAAACATAAAGTATATCTTTTGAAATCATTTTTTTTGCTAAAAAAAGGGATGCCTTTTGGACATCCCTTATTCGTTTATTTATCGAAGTTAAATTAGCTCATCAGAAGTGTATCCTTGAGGAAGAGCTCTGCAATTATAACCAGAAGCCATAATTTCACCGTATGCACCGGCCGAACGAAGAGCAAAGAGATCTCCTCTTTTCACTTTGTTAATATCCAGTGCCTTGCCAAATACATCAGAAGACTCACAAATTGGACCTACAACATCATACTTCTCCATTGGCTCTTCAGATGTTATGTTTTCAATTTTATGGTAAGCCTGATATAAAGCTGGGCGAATAAGATCTGTCATACCACCATCTAGAATGGCGAATTGCTTATTTGCTCCTTGTTTTACATATAACACTTTGCTTATTAAACTGCCACATTGTCCAACAACTGAACGTCCTAATTCAAAATGCAATGATTGTGAAGGGCGTAATTTCAAGTGTTTATGGAATGTTGCAAAATATGCAGCAAAATCAGGAATAGATTGTCTGTTAGGATGTTGGTAATCAATACCCAGTCCACCGCCAACATTTATATGTTCAACAATAATACGGCGTTGATACATGTGTTCCTGTATTTCGTTTACACGATTACAAAGTCCCACAAAGTCGCCCATATCAAGGATCTGTGAACCAATATGGAAATGTAATCCTAACAACTTAACATTAGGAAGTGCATTGACAGCATCTAAAACATTATCCAGATCTTCAAGATTAATACCAAACTTATTCTCCTTTAGTCCGGTAGTAATATTAGCATGCGTATGTGCTCCTACATTTGGATTAATACGCAAAGCTATTGAAGCAATTTTACCTTTAGCACCAGCAAGTTCGTTGATAACTTCAAGCTCTGGTATAGATTCTACGTTAAAACAGAATATTCCATAATCTAATCCTAGATTAATTTCCCAGTCGGCTTTACCAACACCTGCAAAAACAATTTTAGAAGCAGGAAATCCAGCTTTAATTGCAGCACGAATCTCGCCACCGCTAACGCAATCTGCGCCTAAATAGTTCTCACGAATAATTGAGAGAACTTTCGGATTAGCATTTGCTTTTACGGCATAGTGTACAATATAATTGCCATACTTCTTTGCCTCGTTATTTACACAATTAAGTGTGTCCCTTAATACCTTTGTATCGTAGAAATAGAAAGGAGTTTCCATCTCACGAAATTTATCTATTGGGAAGGTCCCTTTCATACAAATTTGCTATTATTTATTATTGAAAAGTACATTACTTAATGATTGTAATGCTTCTTTTTTATCAGATTCGCGAATAAGGAATGATATATTGTGATTACTACCACCAAATGAAATCATTCTAACCGGTATGTTACTCATTGCATCAAGTGCAGTAGCTTCAAATCCAACATTTTCCCATTCCAGGTCACCAACAACACATACAATACACATATCTTTGTCTACTGTAACTGTACCATATTTCTTCAAATCATCAAGAATTTCCGGCAAGTGTTTTATATTGTCTATCGATACTGAAACTCCAACTTCCGATGTACAAACCATATCAATAGAAGTCTGGTAGCTTTCAAATATCTCGAATACCTTGCGAAGGAATCCGTGTGCTAGCAACATACGGCTTGATTTGACTTTGATTGCTGTGATATTATCTTTTGCTGCAACAGCTTTGATTTTATTCTTTTCGGTTTCGTTAGAAATCAATGTACCAGGAGCTGATGGTTCCATGGTATTCAGTAAACGAACCGGAATGTTAGCATATTTAGCAGGTTGCACACAAGTTGGGTGAAGAATCTTTGCACCGAAATAAGCAAGCTCGGCAGCTTCTTCAAAATGTAGTTGACGAACAGGAGCAGTTTTATCAACTACACGAGGGTCGTTATTGTGGAGACCATCAATATCAGTCCAGATTTGAATTTCAGAAGCATCAATAGCTGCACCGATTAATGAAGCGGTATAATCACTACCTCCACGTTGCAAGTTATCAATTTCACCGTATGCATTTCTACAGATGAAACCTTGTGTGATATAAATATCTGCATCAGGATAAAGTTCTAGCTGAATCTGAAGTTTTTCTTTAATGTATAAAGGATCTGGCTCTGCATTCTTGTCTGTACGCATATATTCCAATGCTGGAAGTAATACAGATTTTACTCCACATTCACATAGGTAATTATTAACCATAGCAGTGGATATTAATTCACCTTGAGCAAGAACAACTTTTTCTTCAAAAAGTGTAAACAGATCTTTGGTGTAAGAACGGATATAATCAAAATGGGATTTAATAATTTCCAATCCTTTCTGTTTATATTCAGCAGTAGAATAAAGTTCATCAACGTGTTGTTTATACTTTCTTTCCAGATTGTTGATGATCTCGTTTGCGCCATCCGGATTCTTTTTATATAAGTAATCCGAGATTTCAACTAAAGTATTTGTTGTGCCAGACATTGCTGAAAGCACTACTATTTTCTTCTCACCATCGGTTATTAATTTGGCTACCTCTTTCATCCGCTCGGCAGAACCAACGGAAGTACCTCCAAACTTTAAAACTTTCATCTTCTTTACACTATTAAATTGTTAATTTATTCTTTATCCGTCTCTTCTTCACTTATAAATTCGGTTTGTGAATAAGTCGTTTCTAATATAGGTTCATTAAAATCCTGAACGTTCTCTTTTTTATGAAAATCGTGAGTGGCATCTTGTAATTGATGATTATCACATTTCAGAACCAGTCCGGGGAAATCTTTGATTAGTTGAATATTATGCGTAGTCATAATCACAGACGACCCTTTGTGGCTGATGCTATGAAGTAACTCCACGATTCTTCTTCCTGTTTCTGCATCCAGATTTCCAGTTGGCTCATCCGCCAGGATAACAGAAGGAGAGTTCAATATAGCTCTGGCAATAACAATACGCTGTTGTTCTCCGCCAGAAAGCTCGTTAGGTAACTTATCACCTTTGGATGTCATTCCTACCTGCTCTAAAACTTCTTGTATACGCTCTTTAATCTCCTGCTTGTTTTTCCAGCCGGTAGCACGCAATACGAATTCCAGATTACTATATACTGTGCGATCTGTAAGTAATTGAAAATCCTGAAAAATGATGCCCAACTTCTTTCTAAGTTGAGGAATATGTTTACGCTTAATTGTTCGTAGGTTATTTCCTAAAACTTCTGCTTCTCCAGAAGCGATACCCAGTTCTCCATAAATAGTTTTTAGTAAGCTCGTTTTTCCAGTGCCTACCTTACCTATAATGTATAAAAAATCACCAGCATTCAACTGCATGTTTACATCTTTAAGTAAGCATGTATCTTGCTGTGCAATTTCTACATTCTGATAGTTAATGAGTAATTCGCTCATATCTTTTTATTCTTTATGTCTTTTCTTAAGCTCACGAGCTAAATCTTCAATGCGATAACCTTTTGAAGTAAGAAGAACAATCAGGTGATAAATCAAATCTGAAGCTTCATATATTAAGCCGTCGTCAGTGCCGTTTGTTGCTTCAATTACAGTCTCGACAGCTTCTTCACCTACTTTCTGAGCCATGCGGTTCACGCCAGAGTTGAATAAAGATGTAGTATATGATTTTTCAGGCATTTCTTCATGGCGTTTATAGATAAAGTCTTGCAAATACTTAAGAAACATGATATCTTCTGTATTTTCTTCGTTCCAGCAAGTATCAGCACCTGTATGGCAAACCGGGCCTACTGGTTTTACCTTAATCAGTAAGGTGTCTTTATCACAATCTTCTTTAATGGAAACAACATTCAGAAAATTTCCACTTTCTTCTCCTTTTGTCCAAAGTCTGTTCTTTGTGCGGCTGAAGAAGGTTACTTTTCCTGTTGCAACAGTTTTTTCATAAGCTTCCTTATTCATAAAACCGAGCATCAGCACTTTAGAAGTGAAATTATCTTGTATAATTGCCGGAATTAATCCATCCATTTTATTAAAATCTAAATCCATGATGTAATATATTAAAATTCATTATTCGACTTGTTATCGTCTGACAGTTATTCCTTGTGCACAAAGATAATCTTTTAATTCGGAAATTTTAATTTCTCCGAAATGAAATACACTGGCTGCCAAAGCAGCATCAGCTTTTCCCAAGGTAAAAGTATCTTTAAAATGTTCCATTGAACCAGCTCCTCCGGAAGCGATGATCGGAATAGGCAAAGATTCAGATAAAAGAGCCAGTGTTTCGTTTGCATATCCATTTTTTACTCCATCATGATTCATGCTGGTAAAAAGTATTTCTCCAGCTCCACGATCAGCAGCTTCTTTGGCCCACGAAATTAGTTCTTTTTCCGTTTCTATTCTTCCTCCGTTCAAGTAACATTTCCAAATATCATCTTGTTGTTTAGCGTCAATAGCAACAACGCATACCTGTGAACCGAAATTTTTAGCGATATCGTTTATTAATTGCGGGTTTCGGATTGCAGAAGAGTTAATCGATACTTTGTCGGCACCTGCATTTAGCAAACGGTCTACATCCTTTATTTCATTAATTCCTCCACCAACAGTAAATGGAATGCTAATGTTTGCGGCAACCCGTTTTACAAGATCGGTAAAAGTTTTCCGTCCTTCATGGCTAGCAGTAATGTCCAGAAAAACCAGTTCATCTGCACCTTGTTCGCTATAAGCCCGTCCTAGTTCTACCGGATCTCCGGCTTCACGCAGATTGACGAAATTTGTACCTTTTACGGTTGTTCCGTTCTTGATATCCAGACAAGGTATAATTCTTTTCGCTAACATACTATATAAATATCTTTAAGTCCTTAAGTTGAATATTACCTTCATAAAGCGCTTTCCCAAAAATTACAGAGGGAACTTTTGCTTCTTCAAGTTTTATAATATCATCAATACAGCTAACTCCTCCGCTTGCAATTAAGTAGAGTGAAGGAAATTCTTTTAGTATTTCTTTATAGAGATCAGTAGATGGTCCTTGTAACATTCCATCACACTCTATATCCGTACAAATTACCTTTTTAATCCCTTTTTTAATATATTGATCAAGAAAAGGCATAAGTTCAACATCTGTACCTTCTTTCCATCCGCCTACTGCAATTTTTTTATCTTTGACGTCTGCTCCAAGTATAATTTTGTCACTTCCATATTTACTGATCCATTCAGAAAACAGTTCAGGCTCTTTTACGGCAATACTTCCACCGGTAATCATTTGAGCTCCGCTGCTGAAAGCAATATCCAGGTCTTCATCACTTTTAATTCCACCACCAAAGTCTATGATTAAAGATGTTTGAGATGCAATTTTTTCCAGAATACGATAATTGACAATATGATGAGATTTAGCTCCGTCAAGGTCAACAACATGAAGTCGGCGAATACCATTTGCTTCAAATTCCTTTGCAACCTCAACAGGGTTCTCATTATATATTTTTTTGCTATCATAATCACCTTTGGAAAGGCGGACGCATTTTCCTTCAATAATATCAATAGCAGGAATGATTTCAATCATATTCTATAATTTATAATGGTAAGTTGATGAAGTTTTCTAATATGCGTTCTCCTACTTTTCCACTTTTTTCCGGGTGAAACTGAGTGGCATAAAAGTTATCTTTTTGTAATGACGCGCTAAACGGAAGTATATAATCTGTTGTAGCTATAGTAAATTCGTTAACAGGAACATAAAAGCTATGCACAAAGTAAACAAATTCCTCTTTGGTAAATCCTTTGTAAAGATCGCCCTTTACATCACAGATCGTATTCCATCCCATGTGCGGAACTTTATCTTCATGCTTTTCAGGATGGAAAAGTTTTACTTCAGTAGGGAAGATGTTCAGGCAATCTGCGTTGCCTTCTTCTGAATGGCTACACATAAGCTGCATACCCAGACAAATACCTAAAACCGATTGCTTTAAATCAACAATCAGTTTATCCAGACCGTTGGCTTTTAAATATTGCATAGTTGTTGCAGCTTCACCAACTCCCGGAAAAATTACTTTATCAGCTTTAGCCAGAATCTCTTTATCGGCAGTTACTACTGCATTTATGCCCAAACGGCGTAAAGCATGATCTACCGAATAGATGTTTCCTGCATTATATTTTACAATAGCTATATTCATTTATCTTTAACTAAAGATTACAGTTTTATTCTTATAAGCCAGAACTTTACGTTCAATATGTTTTTGTACTGCACGTGAAAGGACAATCTTTTCAAGATCCTTTCCTTTATTAACCAAATCTTCCACAGTATCCTTGTGAGTGATACGAACTACATCCTGTTCAAGAATAGGACCGGCATCAAGCTCAGTGGTAACATAGTGACTGGTTGCACCAATAATTTTCACTCCTCTTTCAAAAGCAGCATGATAAGGTTTAGCACCTACGAATGCAGGAAGGAAAGAGTGGTGGATATTGATAATTCTGTTAGGATAAGAATTGATCATGTTTTCAGATATTACCTGCATATATCTCGCTAAAACAATAAAGTTCACTTTATGTTTAGCAAGAAGTTCCATTTCTTTAGCTTCCTGTTCGGCTTTAGTTTCCTTAGTTATAGGGAAAAGGTAGAACGGAATACCAAATTTATCTGCTACATGTTGCAAGTTAGGGTGATTACTTATAATAAGAGGAATTTCCACATTCCATTCACCGTTAGCATAACGTGCAAGCATATCAAACAAGCAGTGAGACATTTTAGAAACAAATATCGCCATGCGTGGTTTAACATCCGAGAAATATAGACGGAAGTTCATCTCATACTTCTGAGCGTACAAAGTATCAAAGTAATCTTCTATTTTTTCTCTTGGAATAAGAAAATCGCTTAGTTCCCACTCAATTCTCATAAAGAAAATGTTTTCAATATGATCAACGTACTGATCAAGATAAACAATATTTCCTTTATTAATCGTAATAAAATCTGTTACTGCGGATATAATCCCCGGTTTATCGGGACAGTGAAGTAACAACTTTGCGGTATTTTTGTTTGCTTGCATCTTATTTATCATTAGTTATCATTATGAGTTCGCAAAAATAGCGAATTATTGCCAAAGAATGAATTATTAAAGCAAGAAGTTTGTATTAAATGTTATTGTTTGTCACTTCGTACTGAATAAAACATGCTTTTACGAGACTAAAATGAATAAAAAATGAGTTTTTTTTCTTTTAGTACTTGCAAGAATGAAAAAAATGTCTACCTTTGCATCCGCAATCAGAAATGATAGCAATACAAAATACTGGTGCGTTAGTTCAGTTGGTTAGAATACATGCCTGTCACGCATGGGGTCACGAGTTCGAGTCTCGTACGCACCGCCAAAGTTAAATTTGTATTTGCAATCATAATTGATAGTGTTTTTTATTGAAATATTGGTGCGTTAGTTCAGTTGGTTAGAATACATGCCTGTCACGCATGGGGTCACGAGTTCGAGTCTCGTACGCACCGCCAAGAAAAGCTCTGAAAACTTTGTTTTTGGGGCTTTTTTGTTTTATTCTCAATTTACAATACAATATGAATTGTATTGGTATAAACTCTTTATCTATTACTCTTCCAATTTGTGAATACAATAATTGATGATAGGTTCAGAAGAGGGCTTGCCATCTCCCAAAGCAAATTCTATAGGTGACATTTTAATCAAACTCAATTTTTTATCATTGTACTCAGCGTTATAAATAAAGAGTCGCTCTATTTTATGAGGAATATTTTGAAATACTTTTCCGGTCTCAGTTTTACCATGCTCATAAATCTTATTTCCTCTGTGGGCGAGTATGAAATTAATGATGCGATATTTAAATGTTTTTCTTATTGACAGAGATAGTGATAATACTTCTTTGTTATTACTAATAACCTTTAATCTGATTTTTCCATTGCATTCTACTATACTAATATTGGCAGGAATAACTTTGTCGAAGGAGTGATATTTCTCAAAAATGTGAATTGCTTGATAAGAGCTGATATAGCAGATTTTTTCTCCTGTATACATAAGCAGCCATATTTCGCACATATTCTTAATATCGGATGGATTGCTTGCCCAGTTTATAATCCATATACTACAATTATTAAAATGAATTCCGGGGATCATATACCCTTTGTAATCTTCTAATTTCATATTTAATTAAGTTATTATATTAAACTATATATTTCTATTTATACTTATTTAAAAAAACGCTATATTTATAACTTTTTATCTTATGGCAAAGATAAGAAGATGAGCAACCATAATGCAATGGTGATTTATCACTGTTTTATAAAGGAATGTGTATAGTGTGCAATAAAATTAATGATTGGGAGCAATACAAGCCTTATATAGATATATTATCTGAGGTAAGTAATGGATGTGTTTTTATTGTTGAGTTCAATAAGGAACTCAAGTATATTTCATCTAATTTTGCAACCTTTTTTGGCTATGATCTGGAAAAGGTAAATACCCCCGAACTTAACTATAATTTTTTAGAAACTCGTATTCATCCTGATGATTATGAAACGTTTCAGGTTATACAAAACAGGCTTGTTAGTAAGTGGTATGAGCAGCCATTTGAAAAGCGTTTAGATTATAGACATGTATATGAATTGAGAGTTCTTAATTCAGAAAACAAATATGTACGCGTTATATATCAAGGTCAAGTTCTTAATATGGACGATGAGTGTAATCCTAATATTGTGCTTGGTATTGTTGATTTATCCCCTAATCAATTACTGAACGAACCTCTGAAGTTTCGTATGGTTGATTCCCAAAAAGGAGAAATTGTGCCTTTTGATTTAGATGGAATTCAAAACATAAACCTCACAAAAAGAGAGATTGAGATACTTAAAATGGTTAACTCCGGAATGATCAGCAAGGAGATTTCTGACAAACTGTTCATTAGTATTCATACAGTGAATGGACATAGACAGAATATTCTTTCAAAGATGAATGCTGACAATATTCTTGAAGCTATAAATTATGCAAGAAATATGGGACTTATGGAATAATTTTATGCTATCAAAATCTTGTTTTTCTATTTTATTTTTAAAGCATTGTTATTTATAATTTTGAATCACCCTTTATAAATTCCAGAAACTTATCAATCTCTTTTTGAGGAGCAGTATTAAATGAAACTTTTCCTTTAACAGGTTTTCTTGCGTAATCTATTCCAATATTAATTCTTTTGGATACTTTGTTTATACTGAATTTAAGAAACGACATAACATCTTTGTTTGTATTGTTTTTCCTGACTAATAATAAATTGAAATCATTTGTTACGATATTGAATAAATTGTCAACTTCTATATTGCCTGTTTTAGGTTTAATGTTTCGGTTGGCACTATAATACCATTCGTGATAAATACCCATACAGTCGTCATATTTTATATAAACATGGCATCCGTCACTGCAATAAGAGAAATATCCCTGATTCCCATTTGGGCAAGGCCAGGCGTATGATACCGACTGAATTGTATTGCAAGGAACATCAGCATTTACATTTTTCGGAATAGAAAACAGGAAAAGTGCAATCAATAATAGTGAAGCAGCTTTATCCCAAATAGGAAAATGATTGAATTTAATATTCGTTTTCATATTATTATTTTTTAGGTGTTTACTTTGGAACAAATGCAAATATGTTTTGTTTAAAAAATCTTTCTTGAAAGCGTAATGATTCTTTTTTATATTGCTACTGTTAAAGTAAAACATATCTTTGCATGCAAAAAAATAGTCAATGAAAAACTTACAAAAGATAATCTTTCTGGGAATAGGACTTTCTCTACTATCAACTTCTGTAAATGCACAGGAAAAAGAGTTTATCCCGATGGTAAACATTCCTGCAGGAAGTTTTTATATGGGAGGAGCTGCTCTTGGAGAAAACTTCGACGAAGCGCCGATACACAAAGTTATTATTTCTAATCCCTTCCGGATTGGAAAAACAGAAATTACTAATGCGCAGTATGAAGAGTTTTGTCCCGAACATAAAGCTTTACGAGGAAAAAGAGGTCTGTCTAAAGGCGATGACGAAGCAGTAATCTTTGTAAGCTACAATGATGCTGTGGATTTTTGCAAATGGCTGAGTAAGAAGGAAGGTAAAGCTTATAGGTTGCCAACCGAAGCAGAGTGGGAGTATGCCTGCCGGGCAGGAAGCTATTATCCATTCAGTATGGGGGATGGACTGCCGGCTGTTTTCCAGAAAGATCAGAGAATTGTGAGAGATTATCAGTCTGTTTCACTAAAAGTGGGACAAACACCACCGAATGCATTCGGCATTTATGATATGCATGGAAACGTAGAAGAGTGGTGCATGGATTGGTATGGTCCTTATATTTCAGATGCTCAAACTAATCCTGTAGGACAGAGCAGGGGAGAGTTCAGGGTTACAA
Proteins encoded in this window:
- the hisIE gene encoding bifunctional phosphoribosyl-AMP cyclohydrolase/phosphoribosyl-ATP diphosphatase HisIE; this translates as MDLDFNKMDGLIPAIIQDNFTSKVLMLGFMNKEAYEKTVATGKVTFFSRTKNRLWTKGEESGNFLNVVSIKEDCDKDTLLIKVKPVGPVCHTGADTCWNEENTEDIMFLKYLQDFIYKRHEEMPEKSYTTSLFNSGVNRMAQKVGEEAVETVIEATNGTDDGLIYEASDLIYHLIVLLTSKGYRIEDLARELKKRHKE
- the hisH gene encoding imidazole glycerol phosphate synthase subunit HisH, with protein sequence MNIAIVKYNAGNIYSVDHALRRLGINAVVTADKEILAKADKVIFPGVGEAATTMQYLKANGLDKLIVDLKQSVLGICLGMQLMCSHSEEGNADCLNIFPTEVKLFHPEKHEDKVPHMGWNTICDVKGDLYKGFTKEEFVYFVHSFYVPVNEFTIATTDYILPFSASLQKDNFYATQFHPEKSGKVGERILENFINLPL
- a CDS encoding ATP-binding cassette domain-containing protein, encoding MSELLINYQNVEIAQQDTCLLKDVNMQLNAGDFLYIIGKVGTGKTSLLKTIYGELGIASGEAEVLGNNLRTIKRKHIPQLRKKLGIIFQDFQLLTDRTVYSNLEFVLRATGWKNKQEIKERIQEVLEQVGMTSKGDKLPNELSGGEQQRIVIARAILNSPSVILADEPTGNLDAETGRRIVELLHSISHKGSSVIMTTHNIQLIKDFPGLVLKCDNHQLQDATHDFHKKENVQDFNEPILETTYSQTEFISEEETDKE
- the hisA gene encoding 1-(5-phosphoribosyl)-5-[(5-phosphoribosylamino)methylideneamino]imidazole-4-carboxamide isomerase, with the protein product MIEIIPAIDIIEGKCVRLSKGDYDSKKIYNENPVEVAKEFEANGIRRLHVVDLDGAKSHHIVNYRILEKIASQTSLIIDFGGGIKSDEDLDIAFSSGAQMITGGSIAVKEPELFSEWISKYGSDKIILGADVKDKKIAVGGWKEGTDVELMPFLDQYIKKGIKKVICTDIECDGMLQGPSTDLYKEILKEFPSLYLIASGGVSCIDDIIKLEEAKVPSVIFGKALYEGNIQLKDLKIFI
- a CDS encoding helix-turn-helix transcriptional regulator, which encodes MCNKINDWEQYKPYIDILSEVSNGCVFIVEFNKELKYISSNFATFFGYDLEKVNTPELNYNFLETRIHPDDYETFQVIQNRLVSKWYEQPFEKRLDYRHVYELRVLNSENKYVRVIYQGQVLNMDDECNPNIVLGIVDLSPNQLLNEPLKFRMVDSQKGEIVPFDLDGIQNINLTKREIEILKMVNSGMISKEISDKLFISIHTVNGHRQNILSKMNADNILEAINYARNMGLME
- the hisF gene encoding imidazole glycerol phosphate synthase subunit HisF, which codes for MLAKRIIPCLDIKNGTTVKGTNFVNLREAGDPVELGRAYSEQGADELVFLDITASHEGRKTFTDLVKRVAANISIPFTVGGGINEIKDVDRLLNAGADKVSINSSAIRNPQLINDIAKNFGSQVCVVAIDAKQQDDIWKCYLNGGRIETEKELISWAKEAADRGAGEILFTSMNHDGVKNGYANETLALLSESLPIPIIASGGAGSMEHFKDTFTLGKADAALAASVFHFGEIKISELKDYLCAQGITVRR
- the purU gene encoding formyltetrahydrofolate deformylase yields the protein MQANKNTAKLLLHCPDKPGIISAVTDFITINKGNIVYLDQYVDHIENIFFMRIEWELSDFLIPREKIEDYFDTLYAQKYEMNFRLYFSDVKPRMAIFVSKMSHCLFDMLARYANGEWNVEIPLIISNHPNLQHVADKFGIPFYLFPITKETKAEQEAKEMELLAKHKVNFIVLARYMQVISENMINSYPNRIINIHHSFLPAFVGAKPYHAAFERGVKIIGATSHYVTTELDAGPILEQDVVRITHKDTVEDLVNKGKDLEKIVLSRAVQKHIERKVLAYKNKTVIFS